One Azospirillum sp. B510 genomic window carries:
- a CDS encoding alpha/beta hydrolase family protein: MTVASPVRGGGVMIGIWYPVGSDDDGGGGALVGGSRVFEPTPARMGALPKGRHPLLVMAHGGLRAGRHIGDWLAAGLAGAGYVVALVEPAGFEPDGAGVLKELPARPADMSAAISALLGDAALSSAIEPGRIGAVGLLRGGTSIMALLGGRISGEGYASLCERSPGDHDCRWFARAGISFSGLDLGPVGADLRDARVVAGVAVAPELTSVMTPEGLTAASRSMSVLLLGEAPIPGATADDLTRFLPPGRLRSITGATPFSLFPTCAAQAAALLREDGEDDSLCREEAGRSRMAIHRELTDLIVRALSETGLPPMMADLR; this comes from the coding sequence ATGACCGTCGCCTCACCGGTGCGGGGCGGCGGGGTGATGATCGGCATCTGGTATCCCGTCGGCAGCGATGACGATGGTGGGGGCGGCGCGCTTGTCGGGGGTAGCCGGGTTTTCGAGCCGACCCCGGCCCGAATGGGCGCGCTTCCCAAGGGACGCCATCCCCTGTTGGTGATGGCGCATGGCGGATTGCGCGCGGGACGTCATATCGGAGACTGGCTTGCGGCCGGGTTGGCGGGGGCTGGCTATGTCGTGGCGCTCGTCGAACCCGCTGGGTTCGAGCCGGATGGCGCCGGTGTGCTCAAGGAACTGCCAGCGCGGCCCGCGGACATGAGCGCGGCGATTTCCGCGCTGCTTGGAGACGCCGCGTTGTCATCGGCGATCGAACCCGGACGGATTGGCGCGGTTGGGCTGTTGCGTGGCGGAACCTCGATCATGGCGCTGCTCGGAGGGCGAATCAGTGGTGAAGGGTACGCAAGCTTGTGCGAACGCTCACCGGGTGATCATGATTGCCGTTGGTTTGCCAGGGCCGGCATTTCCTTCTCCGGTCTGGATCTCGGGCCGGTGGGGGCGGACCTCCGTGACGCTCGGGTGGTGGCCGGTGTGGCCGTGGCCCCGGAATTGACCAGTGTCATGACGCCGGAGGGGCTGACCGCGGCCAGCCGCTCGATGTCTGTTCTGCTGCTCGGCGAGGCGCCGATACCAGGGGCGACGGCGGACGATCTGACCCGCTTCCTGCCGCCCGGACGTCTTCGCTCCATAACGGGGGCGACCCCCTTCAGCCTCTTTCCGACTTGTGCCGCCCAAGCGGCCGCGCTGTTGCGGGAGGATGGGGAGGATGATTCCCTTTGTCGTGAGGAGGCCGGTCGAAGCCGTATGGCCATTCACCGGGAATTGACCGACCTGATCGTCCGCGCGCTGTCTGAGACCGGGCTGCCCCCGATGATGGCCGATCTT